The Paracholeplasma brassicae genome contains a region encoding:
- a CDS encoding ABC transporter ATP-binding protein gives MYAGKQGRGRNDGSQKARNTKKTLKKLWSYLYFYKIKLLIALIFTIVSNLLSLVGPYLSGRIIQAMTDGVDFEKVFRFAILMIGFYLSSAIMTYVLSISMVRISQSVVYKMRKDVFAKLARVPVGYYDTNQTGDIISKMTYDIDTINTSLATDVMSIFTSIITVVISFVMMVIMSPILVLVFLVTIPLSVIVTRVLSRIVKKKYRIRNMKLGELNGFVEEMITGQRTIQSYVQEDSVLEKFDLINDEATKASYEAGYYSTTVGPTVNFISNLSVTLVGVFGGILYLYKQIDLGNFTSFSLYSRRFSGPINQMSNILAEIQSALAAAERVFDLLEEHNEVEDIEGAIDYEDVKGHIEFKNVDFSYVANTPVIRNLSFEAPPGKVVAIVGPTGAGKTTLINLLMRFYDVDQGEILADGKNIKELTRRSLRKAFSMVLQDTWLFHGSIHDNISYGNGEVSRLEVEEAAKKARIHSFILALPKGYDTILSDEGLNISKGQKQLLVIARAMLSKTKMLILDEATSNVDTHTEILIQKAMLALMENKTTFVIAHRLSTIQNADLILVVKDGNIVEKGNHTELLNQNGFYKALYQAQFE, from the coding sequence ATGTACGCAGGTAAACAAGGCAGAGGCAGAAATGATGGTTCTCAAAAAGCGAGAAACACTAAGAAAACCTTAAAAAAACTATGGAGTTATTTGTACTTCTATAAGATTAAACTTCTGATTGCCTTAATTTTCACCATTGTATCTAATTTACTTTCACTTGTCGGGCCTTACTTGAGTGGACGAATCATTCAAGCCATGACCGATGGGGTTGATTTTGAGAAAGTCTTTCGTTTTGCGATATTAATGATTGGGTTCTATTTATCCTCAGCCATCATGACTTACGTGTTATCCATTTCAATGGTTCGCATCAGTCAAAGCGTTGTCTATAAAATGCGTAAGGACGTGTTTGCGAAGCTTGCACGTGTCCCAGTTGGGTATTATGATACAAACCAAACGGGTGACATCATCTCAAAAATGACCTATGACATTGACACCATCAATACGTCACTGGCCACCGATGTGATGAGTATATTCACCTCAATCATCACGGTAGTGATTTCATTTGTGATGATGGTAATCATGTCACCAATTCTAGTCTTAGTGTTTTTAGTAACGATTCCGTTATCGGTGATTGTGACTCGTGTGTTATCACGTATTGTTAAAAAGAAATACCGCATTAGAAACATGAAACTTGGGGAACTCAACGGGTTTGTTGAAGAAATGATCACTGGCCAACGAACCATTCAATCCTATGTTCAAGAAGATTCGGTCTTAGAGAAATTTGATTTGATTAACGACGAAGCAACCAAAGCATCTTATGAAGCGGGCTATTACTCGACAACCGTTGGACCAACGGTAAACTTCATTTCAAACTTATCTGTGACACTCGTTGGTGTTTTTGGTGGTATCCTCTATTTATACAAACAAATTGATCTGGGGAACTTTACCTCATTTAGTCTTTATTCAAGACGTTTTTCAGGGCCAATTAATCAAATGAGTAACATTTTAGCAGAAATCCAAAGCGCACTTGCTGCCGCAGAGCGTGTCTTTGATTTACTCGAAGAACATAACGAAGTTGAAGACATTGAAGGCGCCATTGATTACGAAGATGTCAAAGGACACATTGAATTTAAGAACGTCGATTTCTCTTATGTAGCAAATACACCCGTCATTAGAAATCTAAGTTTCGAGGCACCGCCTGGTAAAGTGGTTGCGATTGTAGGACCAACCGGCGCAGGTAAAACGACCTTGATTAATTTATTGATGCGTTTTTACGACGTCGATCAAGGTGAGATTTTAGCCGATGGCAAAAACATCAAAGAACTCACAAGAAGATCACTTAGAAAAGCATTTTCGATGGTCTTACAAGACACGTGGTTGTTTCATGGCAGTATTCACGATAACATCAGTTACGGGAATGGTGAAGTCTCACGCTTAGAAGTAGAAGAAGCGGCTAAAAAAGCAAGAATTCATTCATTTATATTAGCACTACCTAAGGGCTATGACACGATTTTATCGGATGAAGGCTTAAATATTTCTAAGGGTCAAAAACAATTATTAGTCATTGCACGTGCGATGCTCTCTAAAACCAAAATGTTGATTTTAGATGAGGCAACCTCGAACGTTGACACACATACCGAAATTTTAATTCAAAAGGCCATGCTAGCATTAATGGAGAATAAAACGACCTTTGTGATTGCCCACCGCCTATCAACCATTCAAAACGCCGATTTGATCCTTGTGGTTAAAGACGGTAACATCGTTGAAAAAGGAAATCACACAGAATTATTAAATCAAAATGGTTTTTATAAAGCCTTGTATCAAGCACAATTTGAATAA
- a CDS encoding glycoside hydrolase family 13 protein: MNLTWWQQMVCYQVYPRSFKDTNNDGIGDINGIIEKLDYLSWLGVNAIWLSPVYVSANDDFGYDIIDYYDINQEYGTLDDMKRLIEKATEKNIKIIMDLVMNHTSDEHPWFIESKDPNSAYRDYYIYKEGKNGKVPNNWTGFFGGSVWQKTERGDFYLHLFSHKQPDLNFKNPKVKEEFKKIMAFWLDLGIAGFRCDVCNVFYKESLENGKFRLVLKGLEHYHQTKRNHEILQELKQAFNKDYDFMMVGETVMINPKMANDLLSTEKELDLVFSFEHMETDQINNKWFKRKHRPERLIKALMKWQTQVDWNANYFENHDQPRSVYRFGDKRYHYYSATMLSTLLLSLRGTPFIYQGQEIGMTNFDFTQMDQFKDTESKRIYEIGRKLRIPKKYLFKMIKTSSRDNARTPMQWDTSEGFSQAVPWLAINPNQKDINVKSQMIQEKSVLKYYKKMINVRKENKPLVEGTISFIKTPKGVLGFERTYQDKKLLVVINLTNKVKKMALHRSQILINNYETVLKHKLMPYQALIIGGGL; encoded by the coding sequence ATGAATTTAACGTGGTGGCAACAAATGGTCTGTTATCAAGTATACCCAAGAAGTTTTAAGGACACAAACAATGACGGGATTGGCGACATAAACGGCATTATTGAAAAACTGGATTATTTATCATGGTTGGGCGTAAATGCGATTTGGCTTAGCCCTGTTTATGTCTCTGCAAACGATGATTTTGGCTATGACATCATCGATTACTACGACATCAATCAAGAATATGGGACGCTTGATGACATGAAACGTTTAATCGAAAAAGCAACAGAAAAAAACATCAAGATCATCATGGATCTTGTGATGAATCATACGTCTGATGAACATCCATGGTTTATCGAATCAAAAGACCCAAACTCAGCATATCGTGATTACTATATCTATAAAGAAGGTAAAAACGGAAAAGTTCCAAATAACTGGACTGGTTTTTTTGGTGGTAGCGTTTGGCAAAAAACAGAACGAGGGGATTTCTACCTTCATTTGTTTTCACATAAACAACCTGATTTGAATTTTAAAAATCCAAAGGTAAAAGAAGAGTTTAAGAAAATCATGGCGTTTTGGCTAGATCTCGGTATTGCTGGGTTTCGTTGTGATGTCTGTAACGTTTTTTATAAAGAAAGCCTTGAAAATGGCAAGTTTCGATTGGTGTTAAAAGGCTTAGAACACTACCATCAAACCAAACGAAATCATGAAATACTTCAAGAGCTTAAACAAGCCTTCAATAAAGACTATGATTTCATGATGGTTGGTGAGACCGTGATGATTAATCCTAAAATGGCCAACGATTTATTAAGTACAGAAAAAGAACTCGATTTGGTTTTTTCATTTGAACATATGGAAACCGATCAAATCAACAATAAGTGGTTTAAGCGCAAGCATAGACCCGAACGATTAATAAAAGCACTCATGAAATGGCAAACACAAGTTGATTGGAACGCAAATTATTTTGAGAACCACGATCAACCAAGAAGTGTCTACCGGTTCGGTGATAAACGGTATCACTATTATAGTGCAACCATGTTATCAACACTCCTACTTTCTTTAAGAGGGACCCCATTCATTTATCAAGGTCAAGAAATCGGGATGACCAACTTCGATTTTACTCAAATGGATCAGTTCAAAGATACCGAATCCAAACGGATTTATGAAATTGGTCGAAAACTAAGAATTCCTAAGAAATACCTATTCAAGATGATAAAAACCAGCTCAAGAGATAACGCAAGAACACCCATGCAGTGGGACACCTCGGAAGGCTTTAGTCAAGCAGTCCCTTGGTTAGCAATCAACCCAAACCAAAAAGACATTAACGTTAAAAGCCAAATGATACAAGAAAAATCCGTCTTGAAATATTATAAAAAGATGATCAACGTTAGAAAAGAGAATAAACCATTGGTTGAAGGGACGATTTCGTTTATCAAAACACCCAAAGGCGTCCTTGGGTTTGAACGAACTTACCAAGACAAAAAACTACTTGTTGTCATAAACCTAACCAATAAGGTCAAAAAAATGGCGCTACACCGTAGTCAAATTTTGATTAATAATTACGAGACGGTTTTAAAACACAAACTGATGCCTTATCAAGCCTTAATCATTGGTGGTGGGCTATGA
- a CDS encoding glycoside-pentoside-hexuronide (GPH):cation symporter: MKNQNVLSFGIGTLGRDMVYTLISMYLTFYLTDVLDLTNQSLGVFTVLIVVVRVFDAFNDPFMGVVVDNTKTRWGKFKPWILIGLIGSAIATLLIFFPIKPKGLLLYVSFFVAYLFWEIFYTMNDIAYWSMMPALSNDSKEKEKIGASARIFANIGLFFVVGSIVPLTNLFSRLFDDNLILGYFMFALLVVWVMVIFQLVTLYYVKEKNTYKIREKTKVKEMFYILFKNDQLMITALAMTMFMTGYMITTSFGLHYFKYVMNNEGLYSIFGVILGVSQIIALGSFSYFSKRFSRKQLYRYSTFLVIIGYLLFYFLPTNIIYVGLAALLLFFGQGYLQLLILVFLSDTVEYGHYKLRRRNESVSFSVQPFINKLSGAIASGVVLVTAILSGINEATSASEVRTEGILLIKTMMLIIPLILIIFSFLIYVKFYKIDEPFYRKIVSTIEEREQQK, encoded by the coding sequence ATGAAAAATCAAAACGTCCTTAGTTTCGGTATTGGTACTTTAGGCAGAGATATGGTTTATACGCTAATCTCGATGTATTTAACCTTTTATTTAACCGATGTCCTCGATTTAACCAACCAAAGTTTAGGTGTATTTACCGTACTGATTGTGGTTGTCAGGGTGTTTGATGCGTTTAATGACCCATTTATGGGGGTTGTTGTCGATAACACAAAGACAAGGTGGGGAAAATTTAAACCGTGGATTTTAATCGGATTGATTGGCTCAGCCATCGCAACGCTTCTAATTTTCTTTCCAATCAAACCAAAGGGATTATTACTATATGTCAGCTTTTTTGTCGCGTATTTGTTTTGGGAGATATTCTATACGATGAATGACATTGCCTACTGGTCGATGATGCCAGCGCTTTCAAATGACTCTAAAGAAAAAGAAAAAATAGGGGCTAGCGCAAGGATTTTTGCCAACATTGGTTTGTTCTTTGTGGTTGGAAGCATCGTCCCATTAACCAATTTGTTTAGCCGTTTATTTGATGATAATTTGATTTTAGGTTATTTTATGTTTGCGTTACTCGTTGTTTGGGTGATGGTTATCTTTCAATTGGTTACCTTATATTATGTAAAAGAAAAGAATACCTACAAAATACGAGAGAAAACCAAAGTCAAAGAGATGTTTTATATCTTGTTTAAAAACGATCAATTGATGATAACGGCGTTAGCAATGACAATGTTCATGACGGGGTATATGATTACGACCTCCTTTGGGTTACACTATTTTAAATATGTCATGAATAATGAGGGGCTATATTCAATCTTTGGCGTCATCTTAGGGGTCTCGCAAATCATTGCTCTAGGTTCGTTTAGCTATTTTTCTAAACGCTTTTCAAGAAAACAGCTGTATCGTTATTCAACGTTTCTAGTGATTATTGGTTATTTACTATTTTATTTCTTGCCAACCAACATCATCTACGTTGGTCTAGCTGCCTTGTTGTTATTTTTTGGACAAGGGTATCTACAATTATTAATTCTTGTTTTTTTATCGGATACGGTTGAGTATGGTCACTACAAATTAAGAAGAAGAAATGAATCGGTGAGCTTTTCGGTTCAACCATTCATTAATAAGTTATCAGGTGCAATCGCTAGTGGGGTCGTTTTAGTAACGGCAATTTTATCCGGTATCAATGAGGCAACGAGTGCCTCTGAGGTTAGAACAGAGGGAATCTTACTCATTAAGACCATGATGTTGATCATTCCGTTAATTCTCATTATTTTTAGTTTTCTAATTTATGTGAAATTTTACAAGATTGATGAGCCGTTTTATCGAAAAATAGTTTCAACAATTGAAGAACGAGAACAACAGAAATAA
- a CDS encoding cold shock domain-containing protein — MTGKVKWFDAEKGYGFISTSEGKDVFVHFSAIQADGYKSLAEGDQVEFEVKDGDRGPQAASIRKV; from the coding sequence ATGACAGGTAAAGTAAAATGGTTTGATGCTGAAAAAGGCTACGGATTTATCTCTACATCAGAAGGTAAAGACGTTTTCGTTCATTTCAGCGCTATCCAAGCAGATGGCTATAAGTCATTAGCAGAAGGCGACCAAGTTGAATTTGAAGTTAAAGACGGTGACCGTGGCCCACAAGCTGCGTCAATTCGTAAAGTATAA
- a CDS encoding transporter substrate-binding domain-containing protein, with protein MRKVFLLFTVLLSFGLLSACGSSEQFDLTEGNTLTVGLEAAYAPYNWMTQTQNEFTVPLNGQPGAYVDGYDVVVARRIAEELNLELVIKAIDWDGLIQALQANQIDLIIAGMSPTSERAKTVNFSNEYYRSEQVIVVQKTSSLVNATSLNDLSGKRAVAQLGTLQNDLIDQIPNVTKLTALESYGAITQALRSGQADLFIAELPVAQSITAANSDLTYVAFTGENGFEVAEEDVTTAVALRKRDTDLLEAINTVLAGISVETRNGWMTAALERQN; from the coding sequence ATGAGAAAAGTATTTTTATTATTCACAGTATTATTATCGTTTGGTTTGCTAAGTGCTTGTGGCTCTAGCGAACAATTTGATCTAACTGAAGGTAACACGCTAACGGTTGGACTTGAAGCGGCTTACGCACCTTACAACTGGATGACTCAAACTCAAAATGAGTTTACAGTCCCACTAAATGGTCAGCCAGGGGCTTATGTCGATGGTTATGACGTTGTTGTTGCCAGAAGAATTGCAGAAGAGCTCAACTTAGAGTTAGTCATTAAAGCAATTGATTGGGACGGCTTAATTCAAGCTTTACAAGCCAATCAAATCGATTTAATTATTGCGGGTATGAGTCCAACCTCAGAACGCGCAAAAACGGTCAACTTCTCTAATGAGTACTATCGTAGCGAACAAGTGATTGTGGTTCAAAAAACGTCAAGCTTGGTTAATGCAACCTCACTAAATGATCTTTCAGGTAAACGTGCGGTGGCTCAATTAGGTACCTTACAAAACGATTTAATCGATCAAATTCCAAACGTGACAAAATTAACAGCGCTTGAGTCTTACGGGGCAATCACACAAGCCTTAAGAAGTGGACAAGCTGACTTATTTATTGCTGAGTTGCCTGTGGCACAATCAATCACAGCAGCAAATAGTGATTTAACTTACGTGGCATTTACAGGTGAAAATGGATTTGAAGTCGCAGAAGAAGACGTGACGACTGCGGTTGCTTTAAGAAAAAGAGATACGGATTTGTTAGAAGCAATCAACACCGTTTTAGCGGGTATCTCAGTTGAAACAAGAAATGGCTGGATGACAGCTGCACTAGAAAGACAAAACTAA
- a CDS encoding amino acid ABC transporter permease gives MNDLLMSLPDQGEFFKTLIYLFVTYYKVILFGLGITVLLSVVGTVGGFFLAIGLTGFRTLEVDKKRDTLVIKILKVIGQKFAVLYVTVFRGTPMIVQAMIIFYGVAQANLFSWWAPLPAGLIIVTLNTTAYISEVLRGGLESLDVGQMEAARSVGMTKSQAMRHVMWPQAIKNALPGIGNEFVVNLKDTAVLSVISVVDLFYAVRQSASESYRFLEAFMIAAIMYLILTYLSSKLINYLSRRMSQTGEANL, from the coding sequence ATGAACGATTTATTAATGTCGTTACCGGATCAAGGTGAGTTTTTCAAAACATTAATTTATCTTTTTGTTACTTACTACAAAGTCATTTTATTTGGGCTAGGCATTACCGTCTTACTGTCTGTTGTTGGGACAGTAGGCGGGTTTTTCCTTGCCATAGGACTTACAGGTTTTCGAACACTAGAAGTGGATAAAAAAAGAGATACCTTAGTGATTAAAATACTCAAGGTGATCGGGCAAAAATTTGCCGTTCTATACGTGACAGTCTTTAGAGGCACACCGATGATTGTTCAAGCGATGATCATTTTTTATGGGGTAGCACAGGCCAATCTTTTTTCGTGGTGGGCGCCACTACCTGCAGGTCTAATTATTGTAACACTAAACACAACCGCCTACATCTCAGAAGTGTTACGTGGGGGGTTAGAAAGTTTAGACGTCGGTCAAATGGAAGCTGCGCGTTCGGTTGGTATGACAAAATCTCAAGCGATGCGTCACGTCATGTGGCCGCAAGCCATTAAGAATGCACTACCTGGTATTGGTAATGAGTTTGTAGTTAATTTAAAAGATACCGCGGTGCTTAGTGTCATTAGTGTGGTCGATTTATTCTATGCGGTTAGACAATCTGCGAGTGAATCATATCGTTTCTTAGAAGCTTTCATGATTGCAGCAATTATGTATTTGATTCTCACATACTTGTCTTCTAAATTAATCAACTATTTGTCTAGACGCATGAGTCAAACTGGGGAGGCGAACCTATGA
- a CDS encoding amino acid ABC transporter ATP-binding protein produces the protein MSTLISVQNLKKSFGPKVILNDVNLDVNEGEVITLIGSSGSGKTTLLRCLNLLNEPDQGHIYFEDSDLMDPNTDINHLRERMGMVFQSFNLFNNKSVLDNCTLSPIKVLGLSPDEAKKRAVKYLEKVGMKDFISANPKTLSGGQKQRVAIARALCMEPKVMLFDEPTSALDPEMVIDVLNVIKTLAQEGMTMVIVTHEMGFAKDVSDRVLFMDQGVILESGTPDEIFNYPQEERTKQFLKRILSH, from the coding sequence ATGAGTACATTAATAAGTGTTCAAAACCTTAAAAAGAGTTTTGGTCCAAAAGTCATTCTCAATGACGTTAATCTAGATGTTAATGAAGGCGAAGTGATCACCTTAATTGGATCTTCTGGTAGTGGTAAAACGACACTACTTCGATGTCTAAATTTATTAAATGAACCAGATCAAGGTCACATTTACTTTGAAGATTCTGACTTAATGGATCCGAATACAGACATCAATCACCTAAGAGAACGTATGGGGATGGTTTTTCAGTCCTTTAATTTATTCAATAATAAAAGCGTCTTAGATAACTGTACACTATCGCCAATCAAGGTGTTAGGTTTATCGCCAGATGAAGCTAAAAAAAGAGCTGTTAAGTATTTAGAAAAAGTAGGGATGAAAGACTTTATAAGTGCGAACCCTAAAACATTATCTGGTGGACAAAAACAAAGAGTAGCAATCGCAAGAGCGCTTTGTATGGAACCTAAGGTGATGCTATTTGATGAACCAACCTCAGCACTCGACCCAGAAATGGTAATTGATGTGCTAAACGTCATAAAAACATTAGCTCAAGAAGGAATGACAATGGTCATCGTTACCCATGAAATGGGTTTTGCTAAAGATGTGTCTGATCGCGTTTTATTTATGGACCAAGGCGTTATTTTAGAATCGGGTACACCTGATGAAATCTTTAACTACCCACAAGAAGAACGTACAAAACAATTTTTAAAGCGAATATTATCACACTAA
- a CDS encoding Fic family protein: MEKGLLETEKKHLLNIIDDVKEEVKQKISKDFSIKYAHDAVSIEGKNSITLDEAYTLNLAKTLTNRSECEQKELLNHLKAYELVLNAVNQDKPMTEELLKDIHQVLLDGIMAGGLYRQVNVGLIGKTHQPPDHIKVYDRMKKYMARLDDFEGNAIELACYAHLGISKIHPFIDGNGRLARLVMNYYLMKHNYLPISISTDQRNAYFEALDLFKETKDMNPMVEFITSLLIKRYNEYNQAIENA; encoded by the coding sequence ATGGAAAAAGGATTACTTGAAACAGAGAAAAAGCACCTCTTGAACATCATCGATGATGTAAAAGAGGAAGTAAAACAAAAGATTTCCAAGGATTTTAGTATTAAGTATGCGCACGATGCCGTGAGTATTGAAGGTAAAAACAGCATCACTTTAGATGAGGCCTACACACTTAATCTTGCCAAGACTTTGACCAATCGAAGTGAATGTGAACAAAAAGAACTACTCAATCATCTAAAAGCTTATGAGCTAGTGTTAAACGCAGTAAATCAGGATAAACCAATGACTGAGGAATTACTAAAAGACATTCATCAAGTCCTGTTAGATGGCATTATGGCCGGAGGCTTATATCGTCAAGTAAACGTTGGGTTAATTGGTAAAACACATCAACCACCAGATCACATTAAAGTCTATGATCGAATGAAAAAGTATATGGCAAGACTCGATGACTTTGAAGGCAATGCAATTGAATTAGCCTGCTATGCGCACCTTGGCATATCAAAAATTCATCCATTTATTGATGGTAACGGTCGATTAGCACGACTAGTTATGAATTACTATTTAATGAAGCATAACTATCTTCCAATTTCGATTTCTACAGACCAGCGGAACGCATATTTCGAAGCACTTGATTTATTCAAAGAGACGAAGGATATGAACCCGATGGTAGAATTTATTACATCCCTATTAATTAAGCGATACAATGAATATAATCAAGCGATAGAAAATGCATAA